A region of Bacteroidales bacterium DNA encodes the following proteins:
- a CDS encoding WbqC family protein codes for MVPEKALLPLFYNAPVQYFTKFFLHASIVIEKHSNYNRQTYLNRCIILSANGRLSLSIPVITGNQPNPRYTDVRIDYTKRWNLVHWRAIESAYRNAPFFLYYADAFHDLYGKKIPGLWDWNLSLLKTTLQILDINSQVDFSERWETSRNDMADYRNTMHPKPLHQKEDPCFKPVPYYQVFQERYGFVPNLSILDLIFNAGPDAPEILKASVVQ; via the coding sequence ATGGTTCCGGAAAAAGCACTCTTGCCGCTTTTCTACAATGCTCCGGTACAGTATTTCACCAAGTTCTTTCTGCACGCCAGCATAGTGATTGAAAAGCATTCGAACTACAACCGTCAGACCTACCTCAACCGGTGTATTATTCTGAGCGCAAACGGTCGCCTTTCGCTGAGCATTCCTGTAATTACCGGAAACCAACCCAACCCCCGCTACACCGATGTAAGAATTGATTATACCAAACGCTGGAACCTCGTTCACTGGAGAGCCATTGAATCGGCCTACCGGAACGCCCCGTTTTTTTTGTATTACGCTGACGCCTTTCATGACCTGTACGGGAAAAAAATTCCGGGCCTGTGGGACTGGAACCTGTCGCTTTTAAAGACCACCCTGCAGATTCTCGACATCAACAGCCAGGTAGATTTTTCGGAACGGTGGGAGACCAGCCGGAACGATATGGCCGATTACCGGAACACCATGCACCCCAAGCCGTTGCATCAGAAAGAGGATCCCTGCTTCAAACCGGTGCCATACTACCAGGTATTTCAGGAACGTTACGGATTTGTTCCCAATCTCAGCATCCTTGATCTGATTTTTAATGCAGGGCCTGATGCACCGGAGATACTAAAAGCTTCGGTTGTTCAATAA
- the larB gene encoding nickel pincer cofactor biosynthesis protein LarB has protein sequence MSPEEIKKLLQEVSEGRISPDEAYHTLRDMPYRDLGFAKIDNHREMRTGYPEVIFCSGKTVEQVRDIVAFMLTKDTNILATRATPEMYEAVQNICKEAVYHPLARTITIKKKEPELPSTYIAVVTAGTSDIPIAEEAAITAEIFGNRVERIFDVGVAGIHRLVDNLPRIRDARIVVVIAGMEGALPSIVAGLISRPVIAVPTSIGYGANFQGLSALLGMLTSCSSGIAVVNIDNGFGAGFFASMINKL, from the coding sequence ATGTCACCTGAAGAAATCAAAAAACTTCTGCAGGAAGTTAGCGAAGGCAGAATTTCTCCCGATGAAGCCTACCACACCCTGAGGGATATGCCTTACCGTGATCTGGGGTTTGCAAAAATTGACAACCACCGCGAAATGCGCACCGGCTACCCTGAAGTAATATTCTGTTCAGGAAAGACTGTGGAACAGGTGCGGGATATTGTTGCATTTATGCTCACAAAAGATACCAATATTCTGGCTACCAGAGCCACGCCCGAAATGTATGAAGCGGTGCAGAACATATGCAAGGAAGCCGTTTATCATCCGCTGGCGCGCACCATTACCATCAAAAAAAAGGAACCGGAATTGCCTTCCACCTATATTGCAGTAGTTACCGCAGGAACATCCGATATTCCGATAGCCGAGGAAGCGGCAATAACAGCCGAGATTTTCGGTAACCGGGTAGAACGGATATTCGATGTAGGTGTAGCCGGCATCCACAGGCTGGTTGACAATCTTCCCAGAATACGGGATGCGCGGATTGTGGTGGTTATTGCGGGAATGGAAGGGGCGTTGCCCAGCATTGTTGCCGGGTTAATCTCCCGCCCGGTCATTGCCGTACCGACAAGCATAGGCTATGGAGCTAATTTTCAGGGGCTTTCAGCTCTTCTGGGCATGCTCACCAGCTGTTCGTCAGGCATTGCGGTGGTCAATATTGACAATGGATTTGGAGCGGGATTTTTTGCCAGCATGATCAATAAATTATAA
- the larE gene encoding ATP-dependent sacrificial sulfur transferase LarE produces MLINDHTGYQALYERLRQFGSLAVAFSGGVDSTFLLKAASDALAGKVLALTVSAPYIPQWEIKEASELASMMQVPHLIIPVEILPALSNNPPERCYICKKALFGRLIEEAQKQGYQHIADGTNADDACDIRPGRKALKELNVHSPLLEAGLGKEEIRKLSAILGLPTAGKPAYACLLTRIPHNTRVTEDALRIIEEAERYLHSAGFPDVRVRHHGDIARIEVPQHIMPRLVSSAQLAKITAHLKYLGYRYVTLDLEGYRKPVPPEQKT; encoded by the coding sequence ATGCTGATCAACGACCATACAGGATATCAGGCGCTTTATGAACGGCTGAGGCAGTTCGGATCACTGGCTGTGGCTTTTTCGGGGGGAGTTGACAGCACATTTCTTCTGAAGGCAGCCAGCGATGCCCTGGCAGGAAAAGTTCTTGCCCTGACTGTGTCGGCACCGTACATACCCCAATGGGAAATAAAGGAGGCTTCTGAACTTGCCTCCATGATGCAGGTTCCTCACCTCATTATTCCGGTGGAAATCCTTCCAGCTCTTAGCAATAACCCGCCGGAACGCTGCTACATTTGCAAGAAGGCATTGTTTGGCAGACTAATTGAAGAAGCCCAGAAACAAGGATACCAGCATATTGCTGACGGCACAAACGCCGATGATGCCTGTGACATCCGGCCCGGCCGCAAGGCATTGAAGGAACTGAATGTACACAGTCCGCTGCTTGAAGCCGGACTCGGGAAGGAAGAAATCAGAAAATTATCAGCCATTCTTGGCCTTCCCACAGCGGGCAAACCGGCATACGCCTGTCTGCTTACACGGATTCCCCACAACACCCGTGTAACTGAAGACGCGCTCAGAATCATTGAAGAAGCCGAAAGGTATCTTCATTCAGCAGGATTCCCTGATGTACGCGTCAGACATCACGGAGATATCGCCCGGATTGAGGTACCGCAACACATCATGCCCCGGCTGGTTTCTTCGGCCCAACTGGCAAAGATCACAGCCCACCTGAAATATCTTGGTTACCGTTATGTAACCCTTGATCTGGAAGGATACCGCAAACCCGTCCCTCCGGAACAAAAAACATAA
- the larC gene encoding nickel pincer cofactor biosynthesis protein LarC codes for MEILFYDCFAGISGDMNLAAMLDLGVPKDYLESELRKLGELPFEFRISRQKKNGIEGTLVDVVLTQEKSVLASDHHHEEHRSWKEIKRMIESSTLSDEIKDLSIRIFERIAVAEAKVHGVSVENVHFHEVGAVDSIVDIVGAAVCYHYFKPDAVYATPPRLGGGFANTAHGKLPVPAPATAEILKDIPVLTGGFPFETTTPTGAAILAELADKFTLETHLTIHKTGYGAGHRQTEIPNLLRVYLAAVPELEHSPRWWMIECNIDDMNPEMYDYLIERILALGADDVFLTPIIMKKSRPAITLSVLCSEHITDAVASFILAETTSLGIRKFPVSKAMLQRKTEEISIPAGKVRIKHAVHNGKILRSKPEFDDCRRLASEKNIPLSEIYRQINEVLYSR; via the coding sequence ATGGAGATACTTTTTTATGATTGCTTTGCCGGCATCAGCGGAGACATGAATCTTGCCGCCATGCTCGACCTGGGAGTTCCGAAAGATTACCTTGAATCGGAGCTCAGAAAACTGGGGGAACTTCCGTTTGAGTTCAGGATCAGCCGGCAAAAGAAAAACGGCATTGAAGGCACTCTGGTTGATGTTGTGCTGACGCAGGAAAAAAGTGTTCTGGCATCGGATCATCATCATGAGGAACATCGCAGCTGGAAAGAAATTAAAAGAATGATTGAAAGCAGTACGCTTTCGGATGAAATAAAGGATCTGAGCATAAGGATATTTGAGCGGATTGCCGTTGCAGAAGCCAAAGTGCATGGGGTTTCAGTTGAAAACGTTCATTTTCATGAAGTCGGTGCCGTCGACTCCATTGTGGATATTGTGGGTGCTGCCGTATGTTATCATTATTTTAAGCCGGATGCTGTCTATGCCACTCCTCCCAGGCTTGGAGGGGGGTTCGCAAATACGGCCCATGGGAAACTGCCGGTTCCTGCTCCGGCCACCGCTGAAATTCTCAAAGACATTCCTGTACTCACCGGAGGATTTCCCTTTGAAACCACTACCCCTACCGGCGCAGCTATTCTGGCTGAACTGGCGGATAAATTCACCCTTGAAACCCATCTGACCATTCATAAAACAGGTTATGGCGCAGGCCATCGTCAGACAGAAATACCCAATCTGCTCAGGGTATACCTTGCTGCAGTGCCTGAATTGGAGCACAGCCCCCGGTGGTGGATGATTGAATGCAATATTGATGACATGAATCCGGAAATGTATGATTACCTTATCGAGCGGATTCTGGCCCTGGGGGCTGACGACGTGTTCCTTACGCCGATTATTATGAAGAAATCCCGGCCTGCCATAACTCTCAGCGTTTTATGTTCCGAACATATTACCGATGCTGTTGCCAGTTTTATTCTTGCAGAGACAACTTCGCTGGGTATAAGAAAGTTTCCTGTTTCAAAGGCAATGCTTCAGCGTAAAACAGAAGAAATTTCCATTCCGGCCGGTAAGGTGCGCATCAAACATGCCGTGCATAACGGAAAGATTCTGCGCAGCAAGCCCGAATTTGATGACTGCAGGCGCCTGGCTTCGGAAAAGAATATTCCTCTGAGTGAAATTTACCGCCAGATAAATGAAGTACTCTATTCGCGATAG
- a CDS encoding RNA polymerase sigma-70 factor, translating to MTSQPKSPEASLPENRNDFRELFNRHYVPLCMYAFSKVRNQEAAREIVQELFVHLWEKRNEITIHTSLSAYLYRSVLHASLNYIKHNSIVERTHLKISESDTEQPVQPDALAEEGELYETLLSVLEKLPGRTRLIFEKIRFEGKKYREVADELKISVKTVEAHMSEALRILRIALKNFLTVLLLLALL from the coding sequence ATGACCAGCCAGCCTAAATCACCTGAAGCGTCATTGCCGGAAAACAGGAATGATTTCAGGGAGCTCTTTAACAGGCATTATGTTCCTTTGTGTATGTATGCCTTTTCGAAAGTCAGGAATCAGGAGGCCGCAAGGGAAATTGTACAGGAATTGTTTGTTCATCTCTGGGAGAAAAGAAACGAAATTACCATTCATACTTCGTTGTCGGCATATCTTTACCGGTCAGTACTGCATGCCAGTCTCAATTACATTAAACATAACAGCATTGTTGAACGCACCCACCTGAAGATTTCTGAATCAGACACGGAACAACCCGTCCAACCGGATGCACTTGCCGAAGAAGGAGAACTGTACGAAACCCTGCTGTCAGTTCTTGAAAAACTCCCCGGACGTACCCGTTTAATTTTTGAGAAAATACGGTTTGAAGGGAAAAAGTACCGCGAAGTAGCCGATGAACTGAAGATATCAGTCAAGACCGTGGAAGCACATATGTCAGAAGCCCTCCGTATCCTCCGCATTGCTTTGAAAAACTTCCTGACGGTTTTGCTCCTGCTTGCTCTTCTTTAG
- a CDS encoding DUF4974 domain-containing protein gives MKQTLEYDDLIIRHLINETTSDEEVKLQQWLNESDDHRKYYEQTERLWELAGAYHPAFAENRERDLECTEERLTDYPAPRIVFIKKVYRMAAAVAAILVIAIGAFYLLKSLPAGSSEKIALLSTDNIVHQILPDGSEIWLNRNSSLTFEYGREKNRTCILSGEAFFQVKHDSLHPFEIVTRAAIVRVLGTSFNVKTITRSNETEVLVSEGKVSLTPVNSSVQSVILPSGSYAKANPGSVVERKDKFVRTNYLSWKTRILVFRDTPLDSALADIEQCYGITFDHAGTDISGYKLTARYVDEQLPDVLAVLQATLGLSIEFSGGNTYRLFSSEP, from the coding sequence ATGAAACAGACTTTAGAGTATGATGATCTGATAATCAGGCATTTAATTAACGAAACAACCTCTGATGAAGAGGTGAAATTGCAGCAATGGCTGAATGAATCAGATGATCACAGAAAATATTATGAACAGACGGAACGCCTGTGGGAACTGGCGGGGGCTTATCATCCGGCATTTGCGGAAAACAGGGAACGGGACCTGGAGTGCACGGAGGAAAGGCTGACTGATTATCCTGCCCCGCGTATTGTTTTCATCAAAAAGGTTTACCGGATGGCTGCTGCAGTGGCCGCCATCCTGGTCATTGCCATCGGTGCATTTTACCTGCTGAAGTCCCTGCCGGCTGGTTCTTCCGAAAAGATTGCGCTCCTTTCGACAGATAACATAGTCCATCAGATCTTGCCCGATGGTTCGGAAATATGGCTTAACCGGAACAGTTCGTTGACATTTGAGTACGGCAGGGAGAAAAACAGAACCTGCATCCTGAGCGGTGAAGCTTTCTTTCAGGTAAAGCACGACAGCCTGCATCCTTTTGAAATTGTCACCCGGGCGGCCATTGTGAGAGTTCTCGGAACCTCTTTTAATGTGAAAACAATTACCCGAAGCAACGAAACCGAAGTGTTGGTTTCGGAAGGGAAAGTCAGCCTGACACCCGTTAACAGCAGTGTGCAGTCGGTTATTCTGCCATCCGGATCATACGCAAAGGCAAACCCTGGTTCCGTTGTTGAAAGGAAGGATAAATTTGTCCGAACAAACTATCTTTCCTGGAAAACCCGGATTCTTGTTTTCAGGGATACCCCCCTCGATTCAGCTCTGGCGGATATTGAACAGTGCTATGGAATAACATTTGACCATGCCGGCACAGATATTTCCGGCTACAAGCTTACTGCCCGCTATGTTGATGAACAGCTCCCTGATGTGCTTGCCGTGCTTCAGGCTACTCTTGGACTATCCATAGAGTTTTCCGGAGGGAATACGTATCGTCTGTTCTCCTCAGAACCATAA
- the efp gene encoding elongation factor P, whose translation MDKVSDISRGSFVRYNGELAVVLEYEHRTPGNLRAFYQVKMRNIKSGRLIEQRFRPDDEIEIVRVHFKEHQFLYLDGDNAVFMDNETFEQITLGKEAIGEGFKFLKEGMNVSIYFDGDEPIYAELPVTVELEVTYTEPGLRGDTATRTLKPATLENGAEVKVPLFVNVGDRIKVDTRTGEYIERA comes from the coding sequence ATGGATAAAGTATCTGACATTTCGAGAGGAAGTTTTGTACGTTACAACGGTGAACTTGCCGTAGTGCTTGAATATGAACACAGGACACCCGGAAACCTTCGGGCTTTTTATCAGGTGAAAATGCGCAATATTAAAAGCGGCAGGCTTATTGAGCAGCGGTTCAGGCCCGATGATGAAATCGAGATTGTCAGGGTTCATTTCAAGGAACATCAGTTTCTGTATCTTGACGGAGACAATGCTGTTTTTATGGACAATGAAACCTTTGAACAGATAACATTGGGCAAGGAAGCTATTGGTGAAGGGTTTAAGTTTCTGAAGGAAGGGATGAACGTTTCCATATATTTTGACGGCGACGAGCCCATTTATGCCGAACTTCCGGTTACGGTTGAACTGGAAGTTACATACACCGAACCCGGACTGCGCGGGGATACTGCAACCCGTACCCTGAAGCCTGCAACCCTTGAAAACGGAGCTGAAGTCAAAGTACCTCTGTTTGTCAATGTGGGCGATAGAATCAAGGTCGATACCCGCACCGGCGAATACATTGAACGGGCCTGA
- a CDS encoding M20/M25/M40 family metallo-hydrolase: MVRSIYSEALTSRIAYNNLLLLCRQAPGRLSGSPQLNTAVQLTRQFLLEAGADTVYLQPVLIPNWKPGQTEAHVLNGNRKVALHALPLGNSVPSPAEGITASVVEVHSFDELNALGRERVSGRIVFYNRPMDPTLINTFAAYGRAADQRVSGASKAAALGAVAVLVRSLTLASDTFPHTGQMRYQEGIAKIPAIAVATRDADSISCWLKQNPDVQVFIKTTCRPAGDTAGYNVIGEIRGKNPAKGILLTGGHLDAWYNTPGAHDDGAGCIQSIEVIRLFHTLGIRPEHTIRAVLFMDEEITQTGGRKYAQTATLEKENHLIALESDRGGLLPVGFTFDCNEKDLEILQKLKPYFEPYRTDTFLKGGSGTDVAPLRSSARILAGLLTDSQRYFDYHHSAYDTPDHVNIRELQLGSAAIASLFYLMDRRF, from the coding sequence GTGGTCCGCAGCATTTATTCAGAAGCATTGACAAGCCGCATAGCCTATAACAATCTGCTTCTTTTATGCCGACAGGCACCAGGCAGGCTGAGCGGTTCTCCGCAGCTAAATACGGCCGTTCAGTTAACCAGGCAATTTCTGCTGGAAGCCGGGGCTGATACAGTGTATCTTCAGCCTGTACTGATACCCAACTGGAAACCCGGACAAACAGAAGCACATGTTTTAAACGGCAACCGGAAAGTTGCCCTGCACGCCCTCCCGTTGGGAAATTCTGTTCCTTCCCCGGCAGAAGGTATCACTGCTTCCGTGGTTGAGGTGCATTCCTTTGATGAACTGAATGCACTGGGCAGGGAAAGGGTATCGGGACGTATTGTTTTCTACAACAGGCCGATGGATCCCACCCTCATCAACACATTTGCCGCCTATGGGCGAGCTGCTGATCAGCGTGTTTCCGGCGCATCAAAGGCGGCGGCATTAGGAGCAGTTGCCGTTCTGGTACGCTCGCTTACCCTGGCCAGTGATACTTTCCCCCATACAGGACAAATGCGCTATCAGGAAGGAATAGCCAAAATTCCTGCAATTGCTGTTGCAACACGCGATGCCGACAGTATAAGCTGCTGGCTGAAACAAAACCCGGATGTGCAGGTCTTTATCAAAACCACCTGCCGGCCGGCGGGCGACACTGCCGGATATAATGTTATTGGTGAAATCAGGGGAAAAAATCCCGCAAAGGGCATCCTGCTTACCGGAGGGCATCTTGACGCCTGGTACAATACGCCGGGGGCGCACGATGACGGAGCAGGATGCATACAGTCCATCGAGGTTATCCGCTTATTCCATACCCTTGGCATCAGGCCGGAGCATACCATACGGGCTGTATTGTTTATGGATGAAGAAATTACCCAGACCGGGGGAAGGAAATATGCCCAGACTGCAACCCTGGAAAAGGAAAACCATCTGATAGCCCTTGAATCGGACCGCGGCGGCCTGTTGCCCGTTGGCTTTACATTTGACTGCAATGAAAAGGATCTGGAAATACTTCAGAAATTAAAACCGTATTTTGAGCCATACCGGACCGACACATTCTTAAAAGGCGGTTCAGGGACTGATGTGGCACCATTGCGATCTTCTGCCCGGATTCTGGCCGGACTGCTTACCGACAGCCAGAGGTATTTCGATTATCACCATTCTGCCTACGATACTCCCGATCATGTCAACATAAGAGAATTGCAATTGGGAAGTGCGGCAATTGCATCTTTGTTTTATCTGATGGACAGGAGGTTTTGA
- a CDS encoding mechanosensitive ion channel family protein has translation MVIDVASHPDRLKELLIFLSIVAGGALIGWLIEQIVLTKLLHLTSRTKWKGDDLIIQSLKGILLPLFVLLAIHIGFNYVTLKPGLLDVLHKTVKVGAILVFTIYLSRIVTRWIAGETKDDKSVPSSIVLNSTRITIIAVGFLIALQSIGISITPLLTALGVGGLAVALALQPTLSNFFSGLHILATKKVRVGDFIRLDSGIEGYVMDISWRSTLVRQLANNLVIIPNAKLAEAIVINTHLPDREVPVTVDIGVAYDSDLDLVEKITIETAREILKTVEGGVSTFEPVVRFHTFGESSINFTAVLRVQEHSQQFLVKHAFVKLLHKRFREAGIEIPFPIRTIITKKP, from the coding sequence ATGGTTATTGATGTTGCCAGTCATCCTGACAGACTAAAAGAGTTGCTCATTTTTCTTTCCATTGTAGCCGGCGGCGCTTTAATCGGCTGGCTTATCGAACAGATTGTGCTGACAAAGCTTCTGCACCTTACTTCCCGAACAAAATGGAAAGGAGATGACCTGATTATTCAGAGCCTGAAAGGCATTCTGCTTCCCCTGTTTGTCCTGCTGGCCATTCATATAGGATTTAATTACGTAACCCTTAAACCCGGCCTGCTGGATGTGTTGCATAAAACGGTGAAAGTGGGAGCGATCCTTGTGTTTACCATCTATCTCTCCCGCATTGTAACACGCTGGATAGCAGGTGAAACAAAAGACGACAAATCGGTTCCTTCCAGTATTGTACTGAACAGCACCCGGATAACGATTATCGCAGTCGGATTTTTAATCGCTCTGCAATCCATCGGCATATCCATAACCCCTTTGCTGACTGCTCTGGGTGTAGGAGGTTTGGCAGTTGCCCTGGCCCTTCAGCCTACTCTCTCGAATTTTTTTTCCGGACTGCATATTCTCGCAACCAAGAAGGTCAGGGTAGGCGATTTTATACGCCTCGATTCCGGAATAGAAGGATATGTGATGGACATCTCCTGGAGAAGTACTTTGGTTCGCCAGCTGGCCAACAACCTGGTCATTATTCCCAACGCTAAGCTGGCAGAGGCTATTGTGATCAATACCCATCTTCCCGACAGAGAAGTGCCGGTTACGGTTGATATCGGCGTGGCTTACGATAGTGACCTTGATCTGGTGGAAAAAATTACCATTGAAACAGCGCGGGAAATATTGAAAACCGTTGAAGGCGGTGTCAGTACCTTTGAACCGGTAGTACGGTTCCATACTTTCGGCGAAAGCAGTATCAATTTCACTGCTGTTCTGAGGGTGCAGGAGCATTCCCAGCAGTTCCTGGTTAAACATGCTTTTGTAAAACTTCTGCATAAACGATTCAGAGAAGCTGGAATTGAAATTCCTTTCCCCATCAGAACCATTATTACCAAAAAACCATAA
- a CDS encoding ferritin — protein sequence MGRHAVEILDLDIKKLLEMLNAALCEEWLAYYQYWIGAKLMEGPMRSEIEPELLLHATQELNHAVLVVDRIIQLGGTPVLNPADWPRFARCAYDAPVDPYVEVILQQNLKGERCAIQRYKEIADFTNGKDHTTHQMATTILNEELEHEQDIEDWLTDLERMKEDIKKFRL from the coding sequence ATGGGACGACACGCTGTTGAAATTCTGGATCTGGACATCAAAAAACTTCTCGAGATGCTCAATGCGGCACTTTGCGAGGAGTGGCTTGCCTATTATCAGTACTGGATCGGGGCGAAGCTGATGGAAGGTCCCATGCGGAGTGAGATCGAACCGGAACTCCTTCTCCATGCCACACAGGAGCTCAATCATGCTGTGCTTGTCGTTGATCGCATCATCCAGCTGGGCGGTACGCCGGTGCTGAATCCAGCTGACTGGCCCAGGTTTGCCCGTTGCGCCTACGATGCTCCCGTCGATCCTTATGTGGAGGTAATTCTTCAGCAAAACCTGAAAGGTGAACGTTGTGCTATCCAGCGGTACAAGGAGATTGCTGATTTTACCAACGGAAAGGACCATACCACCCACCAGATGGCGACAACCATTCTGAACGAAGAACTGGAACACGAGCAGGACATTGAGGACTGGCTCACCGATCTGGAGAGGATGAAAGAGGATATCAAAAAGTTCAGGTTGTAA
- a CDS encoding DUF1987 domain-containing protein has product MKDLVLLTSPETPYFPEIRCYYNSAECRIMGESYMEDARKFYNPITEWIQQMLESEGKIKLSVRLIYFNTSTSRTLLQMLKMLALYRQKGANIQIEWSYPAEDPDLKNDIEDLCQEAGIDAHLIPM; this is encoded by the coding sequence ATGAAGGATCTTGTATTGCTTACTTCTCCGGAAACACCTTATTTTCCTGAAATAAGGTGTTATTACAATTCGGCAGAATGCAGGATAATGGGAGAATCTTACATGGAAGATGCCCGTAAATTCTACAATCCCATAACAGAATGGATTCAGCAAATGCTGGAATCTGAGGGTAAGATCAAATTATCTGTCCGTTTGATCTATTTTAACACAAGCACCTCACGCACATTGCTACAGATGTTGAAAATGCTTGCATTGTACAGGCAAAAAGGCGCAAACATTCAGATAGAATGGTCTTATCCGGCAGAGGACCCGGATCTTAAAAATGACATTGAAGACCTGTGCCAGGAAGCAGGGATTGATGCACACCTGATCCCAATGTAA
- a CDS encoding SpoIIE family protein phosphatase: protein MAGSDLEKQAIQEAEKGNQAIALDLYSKAGYAYWSGGNIEKAIQVFGEGLRYAAELNNRNALITLNNNLALLYTGKEDYQNALRFFQKAYELIRQLRTNREQAEALMNIASAHEGLKDYEQATKIAQEAMRIAQEEQDLRLMRKGYGLLASCYEKLGKSDQAFQYFEQFSALDRQIKAEEYQSIRKEADTKVAIAEQELSKTAGRLKETSDSLEVVARLAQLQKMEIELRTSQLREKEAQLKYERYIRRTMFAGAAGILLFLLLVSVMLILKVRDNKRLREQKRKIEEQNLQIQKQNELLDLQNRNIKDSIHYANTIQKAILPSEDEISEISSSAVLYLPKDIVSGDFYWFSRRGNEAVFAVADCTGHGVPGAFMSMIGSMLLNEIVNEQNIMDPEKILQELDQRLFYALRQETSENTDGMDIAILKADLSDNRTWNISFAGAKRPMMYCSDGLYHIIEGDKNSLGGFGRKSEKKTFTSHHVVLQPNDEFVLYTDGITDQPDKNRKRFGLQRFQDFLAGHINMPPEEKIAQLRDELKQFTAEPQRDDITVWIVKLR, encoded by the coding sequence CAGGCTATTGCACTGGATTTGTACAGTAAGGCGGGATATGCATACTGGTCGGGTGGAAACATAGAAAAAGCAATTCAGGTTTTCGGCGAGGGACTCCGGTATGCTGCCGAACTGAACAACCGAAATGCACTGATTACCCTCAATAACAATCTGGCCCTTCTTTATACCGGGAAGGAAGACTATCAGAATGCCCTTCGTTTTTTCCAGAAAGCATATGAACTGATACGGCAATTGCGCACAAACCGGGAACAGGCAGAAGCCCTCATGAATATCGCCTCAGCCCATGAAGGGCTTAAGGACTATGAACAGGCGACAAAAATTGCCCAGGAGGCGATGCGGATTGCGCAGGAAGAGCAGGACCTCCGTTTAATGAGGAAAGGATACGGTCTGCTGGCCTCCTGTTATGAAAAACTTGGCAAATCAGATCAGGCTTTTCAGTATTTCGAGCAATTTTCGGCACTGGACCGGCAGATCAAGGCAGAGGAATATCAGTCCATCCGTAAAGAGGCAGATACCAAAGTAGCAATAGCCGAACAGGAACTTTCCAAAACAGCAGGACGTCTCAAAGAAACTTCCGATTCGCTTGAAGTGGTGGCGCGATTAGCCCAGTTACAGAAAATGGAAATCGAATTGCGGACATCACAGCTTCGCGAAAAAGAAGCCCAACTGAAGTATGAGCGATATATCCGCCGCACCATGTTTGCTGGTGCAGCAGGAATTCTCCTGTTTCTCCTTTTAGTTAGCGTGATGCTAATTCTGAAAGTCCGTGACAACAAAAGGCTTCGCGAACAGAAAAGGAAGATCGAAGAACAAAATCTTCAGATTCAAAAGCAGAACGAACTGCTTGACCTGCAGAACCGCAATATTAAAGACAGTATTCATTATGCAAACACCATCCAGAAGGCCATTTTACCCTCTGAGGATGAAATAAGCGAAATATCCTCTTCAGCAGTTTTATACCTGCCTAAAGACATTGTATCGGGCGATTTTTACTGGTTCTCGCGCCGGGGCAATGAAGCAGTGTTTGCCGTCGCTGATTGCACCGGCCATGGCGTTCCGGGCGCCTTCATGTCAATGATAGGCAGCATGTTACTGAATGAAATTGTGAATGAACAGAATATCATGGATCCTGAAAAAATCCTTCAGGAACTTGATCAAAGGCTTTTTTATGCCCTGCGCCAGGAAACTTCTGAAAATACTGATGGTATGGATATCGCAATTCTCAAAGCTGACTTATCAGATAACCGAACCTGGAATATAAGTTTTGCCGGGGCAAAACGGCCAATGATGTATTGCAGTGATGGACTTTATCACATAATTGAAGGTGACAAAAATTCACTGGGAGGGTTTGGCAGAAAATCCGAAAAAAAAACATTTACCTCGCATCACGTTGTTCTTCAGCCAAATGATGAATTTGTACTGTATACTGACGGTATTACAGACCAGCCAGATAAAAACCGAAAAAGATTTGGGTTGCAACGATTTCAGGATTTCCTTGCCGGGCATATAAACATGCCTCCTGAAGAAAAAATAGCGCAACTCAGGGATGAACTGAAACAGTTTACTGCTGAACCCCAACGCGATGACATAACAGTTTGGATAGTCAAACTTCGATAA